Below is a window of Candidatus Omnitrophota bacterium DNA.
GACTATCAAGATCAAGAATATCCTTTTGATCCCGGGATAGGCAGGGAGATGCAGGAAAGGATAAGAAAAACAGGGTATTGGTAGGTTATCTGAAAATAACCTGTGTGTTACGCGGAAGTTTGATATTTTTGAGTATTAATGTATAATAACATATTGTTTTTTATCTTTAAAGGAACATATGGATCCCGTAAAATCTATAACCAATTTTATTCGTGAGATAATCGATAGCGATCTGGCCCTGGGAAATAACAGCGGCGGTGTGCATACTCGTTTCCCCCCGGAGCCCAATGGCTATCTGCATATAGGCCATGCTAAAAGTATTTGTCTGAACTTCGGCATTGCCCGCGATTATAAAGGGCTGTGTAACCTGCGGTTTGACGATACCAACCCTGAAACCGAGGATGTCGAATACGTCAATTCCATCCAAGAAGACGTGAAATGGCTGGGATTTGATTGGGATAGCCGGATTTATTACGCCTCCGACTATTTCGATAGAATATACGAATACGCGCTCCAGCTTATTAGAAAAGGCAAGGCCTTTGTCTGCGATCAGTCCCTGGAAGATATGCGGCGATTTCGAGGCACTATCGTTCAACCCGGCAAGGACAGCCCTTTCCGCGGGCGCAGCGTCGAAGAGAACCTGGACCTGTTTGCCAGGATGAGGGCAGGCGAGTTCGCCGAGGGGGCCAGGGTTCTGCGCGGAAAGATCGATATGTCCCACCCTAACCTATTGATGCGCGACCCGGTGTTCTACCGCATTAGAAAAGAGACGCACCACCGGACAGGGAATAAATGGCCTGTATACCCGACATATGATTTTACCCATGGGATCTGCGATTCAATAGAAGGGATAACCCATTCTATCTGTACCCTGGAATTCGAAGTGCACCGTCCGTTATATGATTGGATACTGCGAGAATTAGGTATCCACCATCCGAGGCAAGTAGAATTCGCCCGGCTTAATCTCGGGCACACTCTTTTGAGCAAGCGCAAGCTCCTGGAGATGGTGGAGAAGAAATATGTTTCCGGTTGGGATGATCCGCGGATGCCTACCATATCGGGCTTGCGCAGAAGAGGTTATACCCCGGGATCCATAAGAAGATTCTGCGACCAGATCGGCGTGGCCAAGGCGGACAGCATAGTAGATATGGTGGTGTTGGAAAACAGTATCCGCGAAGAGCTGAATAAAATCGCGCCGCGGGTCATGGCGGTGCTGCGGCCGTTAAAGGTGGTCATTGACAATTATCCCGGTGATCGGGCAGAAGAGTTGGATGTTATCAATAATCCCGAGGATCCGTCCATGGGCACAAGAAAAGTCCCGTTCTCAAGGGAGCTTTATATAGAACAGGATGATTTTCGCGAGGATCCGCCGAAGCAATTTTACCGCTTGGCTCCGGGGCGCGAGGTGCGGCTGCGCTGCGGTTATTTTATAAAATGTGTCGGCTTGCAAAAAGACGAAAAAACAGGTACAATACAGGAAATCCACTGCACCTATGATCCGTTGACCCGCGGAGGCGATTCCCCTGACGGCCGCAAGGTAAAAGCGACGATCCATTGGGTATCCTGCAAACATGCCATAAAGACGCAGGTGCGGTTATACGGTGTTCTTTTTACAAATAGGGACCCTTCCGATGTCCCGGAAGGCGTGGATTTTACGGTTAATCTTAATCTCAATTCTGTTGAGGCCCTGGACGGCTGTATGGTCGAACCGAGTTTGAAAGACGCGGCCGCGGCAAATAGATATCAGTTTGAGAGGTTAGGATATTTTGTTGTGGATACAAAAGACAGCGTTCCCGGGAAGCCGGTATTTAACCGGATTGTTACCCTGCGCGACACTTGGGCTAAGATAGAGAAGAAGCTGTAGATAGATCGGCGTAAATTACTATGCGACACCCAATCCTATCGGATGGATTGGGGGTGCAATTCTTTGCGAGGATGGCGGAATTGGCAGACGCGACAGTTTGAGGGGCTGTTGGTTGCATAAACTGTGAGGGTTCAACTCCCTCTCCTCGCACCAATAAAAAAGGGGAACCCCTGTTTTTTAACAAACAGGGGTTCCCCTTTTAATTCTTACTTATTTGCGTTTATCCCTGATGAAATTGCTTTTTCCTACGGTTTTGGCGTAGCCTTTCAGTTCGGCGCCTATCTCGCCGATCTGGGCGACATGGTCTATTTTACGAAACTCGTTTGTTACTACTCCGATTGATACGGACATTAACGGTATCTTGTTTTCGCTGCCCTGCCTGTCCTTGGCTAATATATAACCGTTGTTTCGGTCCGTCTCATTATAAAAAGACGGGATGGTTTTATCGAAGGATTCGATTATGGCAGAACAAAGGGTGTCGGCTTTGTCCAGGGTGGTGACTACCACAAAATCATCGCCGCCTATATGGCCGATAAAATCTTCCGCCTGGCCGGTCTCGCGGGTTGAGCGGATCAGGATACGGGCGACTTCTCGGATCACATCATCCCCGTGCTCGAATCCGTAAGTATCGTTATAAGCCTTGAATTTATCCAAGTCCACGTAACAGACCGCGAAAGGTAATTTGCTTTCCAGCCGGTGGGAGAGCTCGTTCAGGATAGAGACATTACCCGGCAATCTGCTTAAGGGGTTTGCTTCCAGGTCGCGTTCAGTGCGCCGGACAACCATACGTATCCTGGCCAGTAATTCTTTGGGCTCAAATGGCTTTACTATATAATCGTCCGCTCCGGAATCTATTCCGTCGATCTTGTCGGTGATCTCTCCTTTACCGGTGACCATGATCACCGGAAGATGCCTGAGCAATATATCTTTTTTTATCCTGGCGCAAAGCTCCAACCCGGTCATTTTCGGCATTTTATAATCCAACAAGGCCAGGTCGAAAGTTTTGTTCTGTATCGCCTTGAGCCCTTCCTCGCCGTTATTCGCTTCGTAAACCTCGTATTTCTCGTCTTCCAGGGTTATCCGCAGCACATCCCGGATATCCGGGTCGTCATCAACGATAAGTATTTTTATGGCCATAAGTTTTTAGATAGTTTAGAATGCGTTAGGCAGGGTGAAGCTGAAAGTCGATCCTTCTCCGACCTTGCTTTTTACCCATATTTTTCCTTTGTGCGCCTCGATTATATTTCTTACAAGAGCCAGGCCCAGCCCGGTCCCTTTTATATCCTGGTTAAGGGTGCTGTCCACCCGGTAAAATTCCTCGAATATAGTTTCCAGCGCGTTTTCGGGTATTCCGCATCCCGTATCGGAAACGTCCACCTGTACCTGTTTGCCCGAATCGATGACCCGGACAGTGATTTTTCCTTTGGGCGTGTATTTTATAGCGTTGTTGATCAGGTTTATGAATACCCGCTTGATCTGTTCTTTATCGACCAGCACTTCCGGCAGGTCCGGCGCCAATTCGCTGGAGAAAGAGATCTCTTTCTCCTTCAAAAGCACCGACAACATGTCCGAGATCTCCTCAAGGATTGCCTTTAATCCCTGCGGGACAAGTTTCATTGACGCTTTGCCGGATTCGATGCGGGAAATATCCAGCAGGTCGTTCACGAACTGCACCAGTTCGTCAGAATGCTTGTTGATTTTGTCCAGCCGCTTATGCACTTCTTCCGGCACGACCCCCAGTTTTCCCGCCAGAAGTATGGAGGCATAGCCTTTGATGGAAGTAAGTGGGGTGCGTAATTCATGGGATACGCTGGAGACAAAGTCGCTCTTTCTTTTGCTGATCTTTTTTACCTCTTCCAAAGCCAGGCTTAGTTCCCGGGTCCTTTCTTCCACCCGGTTCTCCAGTTCCTGATGGGCGTGCCAGGTTTTCTCGAAAAGCCTGGCATTTTCCAGGGCCTGGCCGAGTTGATTGGCCAGAATGGTGATCAGCTCCTCGTCGCCGATAGTGATCATAGGGTTTTTATCCGAGCCTACAAAGAGGAATCCCTGGTTGCCTTCTTTGGGAAGTATCGGCGAGATCACAAAGGAACGCGTTTTGAATATCGCCTTCAGGCGTTCTTTTTCATTGTTCTCCAGGAGCATGCTTATGGAAGAAAGCGTTTTTTCATTCCGAACGCTTTCCCAATAAGTGTTTTTGTTCGCTTCCACCTGGGATTTTATCCCCGCGCAGGACTCTTCGTTATAACCGACATTTAAGCGCAAAGAGAATATTCTTTCTTTGGCGTCCCATAAAAAAGCCAGGGCTTTCTCGAAGCCGATCTCTTCCAGGTCTCCGATCTCGATCTTTTGGAAGATCTGTTCTTCGTCGAACGTTGAACTGATGGTCCGGGAGAACCTTTGCAGGGTATACAGGCCGGTCAGTTTCTTGTCCAGTTCTTCCTGGGTCTTGTTCAGTTCGATATCCGTGCGCACGACAAGCTTGGCCTGCTCGTCCATTTCGTCCAAAGAGCGTTTCAGGTTATTGACGGATTCCTGGAGTTGGTTTATCTTATGGGATTTTAAAAGCAGGACGAAGAACAGCGCGATCGCGGATATCAGGCTCATCAGGCCGAGCAGATTGAACAGGTTCTCTCCGTTAATGTAGGATATCATTATCCCTCAAGGATCAAGACGGAAATCGTCTGGTTGTGCAGATAAGACTGCCCCCGGTAGCCCAGGGCCGTTAAAGGCGCTAATTGGCATCCTGAATACAGCCCGATAATGGGCGTATTAGGCGCCAGGCTTTCCCGGATGATCTCTAGCTCCCTGTTTGTGTCCCTTCGCAGTAGATTGTACCTTGAAAAAGAGCTAAATGCAATAGCCAGCTGCGAGGTCTTTGTCTTGCTAAACTTCAGCATCGGGTTGGATACGTTATTAACCGCTTCGGCGACAGCCGCATAAGCAGCCTTCAGGCAAGTTTCTTTGGTGCTGATCATCAGACGGATCATGCTTCCTTCGGGGATATTGCCCTGGCATATGAGCGATCCGTCGTCCGTCACGTTATGAACATTGCGTAATATATATTCTGTCTCACCGGGCGCGAATACGCCGATCGGGTAAGAAATGGAGAGGGTTTTTATCTCTTTCTTAAGCCGGTTCAGGTCGCAGGCCAGGTATTCTTCATAGAGTTTTACCGCCGGTTGTCCGTCGATCTTTTTTATGATATTTGCCTCAGCCGCGCTTACGCTATGCGGTTTGCCTAACGGTTTCCACCCGTGCTTCATCCCTGCTCCGCAGGAGATCCTGCCGCCCAAAACTATCCCGGCACAGCCGTCAGTGACGATCGACTGGTTAAAATACAAAGACGTCCTTATGGGGTGGAAATGATCGGAGGGAAAGACCCCCCAGCAGGGAAAGCTGCGCCCCAGGTGGTCCTGCAGGCCGGATATGATGTTCGGGCCGTCTTCGACCAGCCGGTCAAAAAACAATAACCCCAGGCCGCGGGTGTTATTCTTTAATCCGCAGAGAAGTTTATCGCCGATCTCTTCGCCGGCTTCGC
It encodes the following:
- a CDS encoding glutamine--tRNA ligase/YqeY domain fusion protein, which encodes MDPVKSITNFIREIIDSDLALGNNSGGVHTRFPPEPNGYLHIGHAKSICLNFGIARDYKGLCNLRFDDTNPETEDVEYVNSIQEDVKWLGFDWDSRIYYASDYFDRIYEYALQLIRKGKAFVCDQSLEDMRRFRGTIVQPGKDSPFRGRSVEENLDLFARMRAGEFAEGARVLRGKIDMSHPNLLMRDPVFYRIRKETHHRTGNKWPVYPTYDFTHGICDSIEGITHSICTLEFEVHRPLYDWILRELGIHHPRQVEFARLNLGHTLLSKRKLLEMVEKKYVSGWDDPRMPTISGLRRRGYTPGSIRRFCDQIGVAKADSIVDMVVLENSIREELNKIAPRVMAVLRPLKVVIDNYPGDRAEELDVINNPEDPSMGTRKVPFSRELYIEQDDFREDPPKQFYRLAPGREVRLRCGYFIKCVGLQKDEKTGTIQEIHCTYDPLTRGGDSPDGRKVKATIHWVSCKHAIKTQVRLYGVLFTNRDPSDVPEGVDFTVNLNLNSVEALDGCMVEPSLKDAAAANRYQFERLGYFVVDTKDSVPGKPVFNRIVTLRDTWAKIEKKL
- a CDS encoding response regulator, producing MAIKILIVDDDPDIRDVLRITLEDEKYEVYEANNGEEGLKAIQNKTFDLALLDYKMPKMTGLELCARIKKDILLRHLPVIMVTGKGEITDKIDGIDSGADDYIVKPFEPKELLARIRMVVRRTERDLEANPLSRLPGNVSILNELSHRLESKLPFAVCYVDLDKFKAYNDTYGFEHGDDVIREVARILIRSTRETGQAEDFIGHIGGDDFVVVTTLDKADTLCSAIIESFDKTIPSFYNETDRNNGYILAKDRQGSENKIPLMSVSIGVVTNEFRKIDHVAQIGEIGAELKGYAKTVGKSNFIRDKRK
- a CDS encoding HAMP domain-containing histidine kinase; translated protein: MISYINGENLFNLLGLMSLISAIALFFVLLLKSHKINQLQESVNNLKRSLDEMDEQAKLVVRTDIELNKTQEELDKKLTGLYTLQRFSRTISSTFDEEQIFQKIEIGDLEEIGFEKALAFLWDAKERIFSLRLNVGYNEESCAGIKSQVEANKNTYWESVRNEKTLSSISMLLENNEKERLKAIFKTRSFVISPILPKEGNQGFLFVGSDKNPMITIGDEELITILANQLGQALENARLFEKTWHAHQELENRVEERTRELSLALEEVKKISKRKSDFVSSVSHELRTPLTSIKGYASILLAGKLGVVPEEVHKRLDKINKHSDELVQFVNDLLDISRIESGKASMKLVPQGLKAILEEISDMLSVLLKEKEISFSSELAPDLPEVLVDKEQIKRVFINLINNAIKYTPKGKITVRVIDSGKQVQVDVSDTGCGIPENALETIFEEFYRVDSTLNQDIKGTGLGLALVRNIIEAHKGKIWVKSKVGEGSTFSFTLPNAF
- a CDS encoding FIST C-terminal domain-containing protein; its protein translation is MLDIGIGISSGKNAATAAEEISRLAKANKPAKNKIDLALLFTSPEFSSANFLKTINNMLGGVPIVGLTGPAVICNQGIFKHGAVLLLLSLPEGALLSHGCVKGIKTKPPREAGEEIGDKLLCGLKNNTRGLGLLFFDRLVEDGPNIISGLQDHLGRSFPCWGVFPSDHFHPIRTSLYFNQSIVTDGCAGIVLGGRISCGAGMKHGWKPLGKPHSVSAAEANIIKKIDGQPAVKLYEEYLACDLNRLKKEIKTLSISYPIGVFAPGETEYILRNVHNVTDDGSLICQGNIPEGSMIRLMISTKETCLKAAYAAVAEAVNNVSNPMLKFSKTKTSQLAIAFSSFSRYNLLRRDTNRELEIIRESLAPNTPIIGLYSGCQLAPLTALGYRGQSYLHNQTISVLILEG